One genomic segment of Cryptococcus neoformans var. neoformans JEC21 chromosome 8 sequence includes these proteins:
- a CDS encoding arf-related protein (arp), putative encodes MYHLVKGLHDYLTRKDEYSVVIIGLDNAGKTTLLERIKTMYNPTPGMAPDKIGPTIGQNIGKISLPSTTLLFYDLGGQRDIRTIWEKYYDECHAVVFVLDATDQARLSETWEVFDEVLNSPRLLNLPLLLLANKQDSPSCLSVAEIRESFDAWQRARTNRNQDGNKDDLKEPGKGKAPLKEADEPRETDASRTEGQGWDDGGAKEERMASLDVMGVSALEGTGVSDAINWLYIRVQNARKIEPRE; translated from the exons ATGTATCATCTTGTAAAAGGTCTTCATGACTATCTaacaagaaaagatgaaTACTCAGTAGTCATCATTGGCCTGGACAAT GCAGGAAAAACA ACGTTGCTTGAGAGGATCAAGACGATGTATAATCCTACGCCGGGTATGGCGCCAGACAAGATTGGTCCGACCATTGGGCAAAACA TTGGAAAGATCTCCCTCCCCTCAACAACGCTTCTTTTCTATGATCTAGGAGGACAGCGAGATATCAGAACCATCTGGGAGAAGTATTACGACGAATGTCATGCAGTTGTCTTCGTGCTGGATGCGACAGACCAAGCGAGACTGTCAGAGACTTGGGAGGTGTTTG ATGAGGTTCTGAATTCCCCTAGATTACTGAACCTGCCTCTGCTTTTACTTGCCAACAAGCAAGATAGTCCGTCATGTTTATCTGTGGCTGAGATCCGAGAATCATTTGATGCCTGGCAGAGAGCGAGGACGAACCGTAACCAAGATGGCAACAAAGATGATCTCAAGGAGCCcgggaaagggaaggcgCCTCTGAAAGAAGCCGATGAGCCGCGCGAGACGGATGCTTCTCGGACAGAAGGCCAGGGTTGGGACGATGGAGgggcaaaggaggagagaatggCAAGTCTTGATGTCATGGGCGTTTCCGCTCTAGAAGG CACCGGTGTGAGCGATGCCATCAATTGGCTGTACATTCGCGTTCAAAATGCGCGCAAGAT TGAGCCTCGAGAATGA
- a CDS encoding cytoplasm protein, putative, translating into MAKTYTPEEAEALVHSHDPEHPANLICDLCREFYKLGWVTGTGGGISIRKDDVVYLAPSGVQKERIKPEHIFVLPFAQSSVPKPGSKRDFIRIPSKKGLNESQCTPLFWNAFTMREAGACIHTHSQHAVLLTLLLPRDAPSFRISHQEMIKGVRLGGVGKTLKFFETLEVPIIDNTAFEEDLTEGMAAAMARYPDAPAILVRRHGVYVWGNTWEQAKTQAECLDYLFEIACKMIQNKIPLEGDT; encoded by the exons ATGGCCAAGACCTATACCCCCGAAGAGGCCGAGGCCCTTGTCCACAGCCATGACCCGGAGCAT CCCGCCAACTTGATCTGTGACTTATGCCGAGAGTTCTACA AGCTTGGATGGGTTACTGGCACAGGTGGAG GCATCAGTATCCGCAAGGA CGATGTTGTGTACCTCGCCCCTTCTGGAGTCCAGAAAGAACGAATCAAGCCCGAGCACATCTTCGTTCTCCCTTTTGCCCAGTCTTCCGTACCTAAGCCTGGATCAAAACGAGACTTCATCAGAATACCGAGCAAAAAAGGTCTCAACGAGTCTCAATGCACCCCGCTCTTTTGGAACGCCTTCACCATGCGAGAGGCTGGTGCCTGTATCCATACTCATTCTCAGCATGCCG TACTTCTgaccctccttcttcctcgcgATGCTCCTAGCTTCCGAATTTCTCACCAAGAGATGATTAAGGGTGTCCGTTTGGGCGGTGTTGGAAAGACATTGAAGTTCTTCGAAACCCTCGAAGTACCTATAATTGACAACACGgcgtttgaagaagatctGACCGAGGGCATGGCTGCT GCAATGGCCAGGTACCCAGACGCACCGGCCATTTTGGTCAGACGGCATGGTGTCTATGTCTGGG GTAACACCTGGGAGCAAGCCAAGACTCAAGCAGAGTGCTTGGACTACTTGTTTGAGATTGCTTGCAAGATGATCCAGAATAAGATTCCTCTTGAAGGTGATACATAG